Proteins encoded within one genomic window of Bacillus thuringiensis:
- a CDS encoding DNA translocase FtsK, producing MAKQKQRGTKAKARRTIKPTLYYEIVGLTLFALSIITILQLGVVGKSFVLFFRFFFGEWYIIGVLGVIALSVSFVIKRGWPNLLNKRLIGFYLIVLAILMFSHITLFNLLTKDGAVQNTSVIVSTKDNFFLEMKKGPDSVHLGGGMFGALMFATCYFLFDEVGAYIIGIILVILGILCITNKHIGEVLAPVGRILRSQFQVMQGDYKDWRAKRTAEQTEKKKTTRSTRSKRAAEQEEIIEPMEEISIDPPIISNFTENYPVNEEEDKRIEVEQEELITSPSIEEAPPIEEPKKKRGEKIVESLEGETQAPPMQFSNVENKDYKLPALDILKFPKNKQVTNENAEIYENARKLERTFQSFGVKAKVTKVHRGPAVTKYEVYPDMGVKVSKIVSLSDDLALALAAKDIRIEAPIPGKSAVGIEVPNSEVSMVTLREVLDSKANNHPEEKLLIGLGRDITGEAVLARLNKMPHLLVAGATGSGKSVCINGIIVSILMRAKPHEVKLMMIDPKMVELNVYNGVPHLLTPVVTDPKKASQALKKVVSEMERRYELFAHSGTRNIEGYNDYIKEHNSQSEAKQPELPYIVVIVDELADLMMVASSDVEDAIMRLAQMARAAGIHLIIATQRPSVDVITGVIKANIPSRIAFAVSSQTDSRTILDGGGAEKLLGRGDMLFIPIGASKPVRVQGAFLSDDEVERVVEYVIGQQKAQYQEDMIPQDVPDTKQEVEDELYDEAVQLVVEMQTASVSMLQRRFRVGYTRAARLIDAMEMNGVVGPYEGSKPREVLINDVQEKSS from the coding sequence ATGGCAAAACAAAAGCAAAGAGGGACGAAGGCAAAGGCAAGACGTACGATAAAGCCAACTTTGTATTATGAAATCGTCGGTTTAACTCTTTTTGCACTTTCAATCATTACGATTTTACAGCTAGGTGTTGTAGGGAAATCGTTTGTGTTATTTTTTCGCTTCTTCTTTGGTGAGTGGTACATAATTGGTGTGTTAGGTGTAATAGCTTTATCCGTTTCGTTCGTTATAAAACGTGGATGGCCGAATCTATTAAATAAACGGTTAATTGGTTTTTATTTAATAGTATTGGCGATATTAATGTTTAGCCATATTACATTATTTAACCTTCTTACGAAAGACGGGGCAGTGCAAAATACTTCTGTTATTGTGAGTACGAAAGATAATTTCTTTCTTGAAATGAAAAAAGGACCAGATAGTGTTCATTTAGGTGGTGGCATGTTTGGTGCGCTTATGTTTGCTACATGTTACTTCTTGTTTGACGAAGTAGGAGCTTATATCATTGGTATTATTTTAGTTATTCTCGGTATACTTTGTATAACAAATAAGCATATTGGAGAAGTGTTAGCTCCAGTTGGTAGAATTCTTAGAAGTCAATTTCAAGTGATGCAAGGGGATTATAAAGATTGGAGAGCCAAAAGAACGGCTGAACAAACAGAAAAGAAAAAAACAACAAGAAGCACAAGGAGCAAACGTGCTGCAGAACAAGAAGAAATTATTGAGCCGATGGAAGAAATCTCAATTGATCCTCCAATTATTTCAAATTTCACTGAGAATTATCCTGTAAATGAAGAAGAGGATAAACGAATTGAAGTAGAGCAAGAAGAGTTAATCACTTCACCGTCTATCGAAGAGGCTCCGCCAATTGAAGAGCCGAAGAAAAAGCGTGGAGAAAAAATCGTTGAATCGCTAGAGGGGGAAACGCAAGCACCTCCTATGCAATTTTCAAATGTAGAAAATAAAGATTACAAGCTTCCTGCACTTGATATATTGAAATTTCCAAAGAATAAACAAGTTACAAATGAAAATGCGGAAATTTATGAGAACGCTCGTAAATTAGAACGTACATTCCAAAGTTTTGGTGTGAAAGCGAAAGTAACAAAAGTACATAGAGGTCCTGCGGTTACGAAGTATGAGGTGTACCCTGATATGGGGGTAAAAGTAAGCAAAATTGTCAGTTTAAGTGATGATTTAGCGCTTGCTTTAGCTGCAAAGGACATCCGTATTGAAGCACCAATTCCCGGGAAATCAGCTGTAGGGATTGAAGTTCCGAACTCAGAAGTTTCTATGGTAACACTTAGGGAAGTTCTTGATTCTAAAGCTAATAATCATCCAGAAGAGAAGTTGTTAATTGGTCTTGGACGAGATATTACAGGTGAAGCTGTATTAGCTCGATTAAATAAAATGCCCCATTTGCTCGTAGCTGGTGCGACAGGTAGCGGGAAGAGTGTATGTATTAACGGTATTATTGTTAGTATTTTAATGCGTGCAAAACCACATGAAGTAAAATTAATGATGATTGATCCGAAAATGGTAGAGTTAAATGTATATAACGGTGTGCCTCATTTGTTAACGCCAGTTGTAACTGATCCGAAAAAAGCATCGCAAGCATTGAAAAAAGTTGTGAGTGAGATGGAACGTCGTTATGAATTATTTGCTCATAGTGGTACACGTAATATTGAAGGGTATAATGACTATATTAAAGAACATAATAGTCAATCAGAAGCGAAACAGCCCGAATTACCGTATATTGTAGTAATTGTAGACGAGTTAGCAGATTTAATGATGGTTGCTTCGTCTGATGTAGAGGATGCGATTATGCGTTTAGCGCAAATGGCGCGTGCTGCTGGTATTCATTTAATTATTGCAACGCAGCGTCCATCAGTTGATGTTATTACGGGAGTTATTAAAGCGAATATTCCATCACGTATTGCATTCGCTGTATCTTCCCAAACAGATTCTCGTACAATTCTTGACGGCGGTGGTGCAGAGAAACTACTAGGTCGTGGAGATATGCTGTTTATACCGATTGGTGCATCAAAGCCTGTACGTGTACAAGGTGCATTTTTATCAGATGATGAAGTTGAGAGAGTTGTAGAATATGTTATTGGCCAGCAAAAAGCGCAATATCAAGAAGATATGATCCCACAAGATGTTCCTGATACAAAGCAGGAAGTAGAAGATGAATTATATGATGAAGCAGTTCAGCTCGTAGTGGAAATGCAAACAGCATCTGTTTCTATGTTGCAACGTAGGTTTAGAGTTGGTTATACGCGAGCAGCCCGTTTAATTGATGCAATGGAAATGAATGGTGTAGTAGGTCCGTATGAAGGTAGTAAACCACGAGAAGTGCTCATTAATGATGTACAAGAAAAAAGTTCATAA
- the tepA gene encoding translocation-enhancing protein TepA: MTERDRYTNEEKEAEPKEGGKEASLVEKIQQLGQTNVPQMNESRIHCLTIIGQVEGHVQLPPQNKTTKYEHIIPQIVAIEQNPKIEGLLLILNTVGGDVEAGLAISEMVASLSKPTVSLVLGGGHSIGVPIAVSTDYSFIAETATMTIHPIRLTGLVIGVPQTFEYLDKMQERVIRFVTKHSKVTEDRFKELMFAKGNLTRDIGTNVIGGDAVKYGLIDDVGGIGNAIRKLNELIDARGNDSAEGTMLQ; the protein is encoded by the coding sequence ATGACAGAACGTGATCGTTATACAAATGAAGAGAAAGAGGCTGAGCCGAAAGAAGGTGGGAAAGAAGCTTCATTAGTGGAAAAAATTCAACAGCTTGGACAAACGAATGTACCACAAATGAATGAATCGCGTATTCATTGTTTAACAATCATTGGACAGGTGGAAGGTCATGTTCAGTTGCCGCCGCAAAATAAAACAACAAAATATGAGCATATTATTCCGCAAATTGTTGCGATAGAACAAAATCCGAAAATTGAAGGCTTGCTTTTAATATTAAACACGGTCGGAGGTGACGTTGAAGCAGGGCTAGCAATTTCTGAGATGGTCGCTTCGCTTTCAAAGCCAACGGTATCACTTGTTCTGGGTGGAGGGCATTCTATCGGGGTACCAATAGCCGTTTCTACGGACTATTCATTTATTGCAGAAACTGCGACGATGACAATTCATCCTATTCGTCTAACAGGTCTTGTTATAGGTGTACCGCAAACATTTGAGTATTTAGATAAAATGCAAGAAAGAGTCATTCGATTTGTAACGAAGCATTCGAAAGTGACGGAAGATCGTTTTAAAGAGCTTATGTTTGCGAAAGGGAATCTAACGCGAGATATCGGTACGAATGTAATTGGTGGAGATGCAGTGAAGTATGGTCTTATAGATGATGTCGGTGGTATTGGAAATGCGATTCGAAAATTAAACGAATTAATAGATGCTCGCGGGAATGATAGTGCAGAAGGGACAATGCTACAATGA
- a CDS encoding YlzJ-like family protein translates to MILYTIMPEQLVYPVDYSQCESQKVVNINGVELMVSEEERGGYSIVRVLSTDPLHYLEFEPGQQITF, encoded by the coding sequence ATGATTTTATATACAATTATGCCAGAGCAACTTGTGTATCCAGTTGATTATTCACAATGTGAAAGTCAAAAAGTCGTAAATATAAACGGTGTTGAATTAATGGTTTCTGAAGAAGAACGTGGGGGTTATTCGATTGTGCGGGTGTTAAGTACGGACCCGCTTCACTACTTAGAGTTTGAGCCCGGCCAGCAAATAACCTTTTAG
- the dapG gene encoding aspartate kinase has translation MKIIVQKFGGTSVRDENGRKHALHHIKKSLAAGYKVVTVVSAMGRKGEPYATDTLLSLVNQEESHISNREQDLLLSCGELISAIVFSNMLNENGIKAAAFNGAQAGFVTNDDFTNAKIIEMNCDRIHEELENVDVIVVTGFQGQTKKGDTTTLGRGGSDTSASALGVALHAEYIDIFTDVEGVMTADPRIVKDARHLQTVTYNEICNMAYQGAKVVHPRAVEIAMHAKVPLRVRSTYSDSEGTLISASDGATKGRDVEERPVTGIAHVSNVTQIKVLAKETAFDLQQHVFKEMANEGISVDLINISPTGVAYTVSDNVSNRAVELLQNLGYEPIVTEHCAKVSIVGAGMAGYPGVTAKIVTALAEKGVQILQSADSHTTIWVLVKETDLVEAVNALHSAFELSKEKQLEQ, from the coding sequence ATGAAAATAATTGTTCAAAAATTTGGTGGCACATCAGTACGTGATGAAAATGGACGTAAGCATGCGCTTCATCATATAAAAAAATCATTAGCTGCTGGTTATAAAGTAGTTACTGTCGTATCTGCTATGGGCCGTAAAGGTGAACCATATGCAACTGATACTTTGTTAAGTCTTGTAAATCAAGAGGAATCTCACATTTCTAATCGTGAGCAAGATTTATTACTATCATGCGGAGAATTAATCTCTGCAATCGTCTTCTCTAATATGTTAAATGAGAACGGTATAAAAGCGGCAGCGTTCAATGGTGCACAAGCTGGTTTTGTAACAAATGATGATTTTACGAATGCTAAGATTATTGAAATGAATTGCGATCGTATACATGAAGAGTTAGAAAATGTAGATGTAATCGTCGTTACAGGATTCCAAGGACAAACGAAAAAAGGTGATACGACAACACTTGGACGCGGAGGTAGCGATACTTCAGCTTCAGCTTTAGGTGTTGCGCTTCATGCTGAATATATCGATATCTTCACAGATGTAGAAGGTGTTATGACTGCGGATCCTCGTATCGTAAAAGATGCACGTCATCTTCAAACGGTAACGTATAACGAAATTTGTAACATGGCATATCAAGGTGCAAAAGTCGTTCATCCACGTGCAGTAGAAATTGCGATGCATGCCAAAGTACCACTTCGTGTACGTTCTACGTATTCTGATAGTGAAGGTACGCTTATTTCAGCATCTGACGGTGCTACAAAAGGCCGTGATGTAGAAGAACGCCCTGTTACAGGTATTGCTCACGTATCAAACGTAACGCAAATTAAAGTGCTTGCGAAAGAAACAGCATTTGATTTGCAGCAGCATGTGTTTAAAGAAATGGCGAATGAAGGAATAAGTGTCGATTTAATTAACATTTCACCTACTGGGGTAGCTTATACGGTGAGTGATAATGTATCAAATCGTGCAGTTGAATTATTACAGAACCTTGGATACGAGCCAATTGTGACAGAGCATTGTGCAAAAGTATCTATTGTAGGAGCTGGAATGGCAGGATACCCAGGGGTTACTGCGAAAATCGTTACAGCTTTAGCAGAAAAAGGTGTTCAAATTCTGCAATCTGCAGATAGCCATACGACAATTTGGGTTCTTGTAAAAGAAACTGATTTAGTGGAGGCTGTAAATGCATTACATAGTGCGTTTGAGCTTTCAAAAGAAAAGCAACTGGAACAATAA
- the dapA gene encoding 4-hydroxy-tetrahydrodipicolinate synthase yields MIDFGTIATAMVTPFDINGNIDFAKTTKLVNYLIDNGTTAIVVGGTTGESPTLTSEEKVALYRHVVSVVDKRVPVIAGTGSNNTHASIDLTKKATEVGVDAVMLVAPYYNKPSQEGMYQHFKAIAESTPLPVMLYNVPGRSIVQISVDTVVRLSEIENIVAIKDAGGDVLTMTEIIEKTADDFAVYSGDDGLTLPAMAVGAKGIVSVASHVIGNEMQEMIAAFQAGEFKKAQKLHQLLVRVTDSLFMAPSPTPVKTALQMVGLDVGSVRLPLLPLTEEERVTLQSVMQSIPR; encoded by the coding sequence ATGATAGATTTTGGGACAATTGCAACCGCGATGGTAACACCGTTTGATATAAACGGAAATATCGATTTTGCAAAGACAACGAAATTGGTAAATTATTTAATAGATAACGGTACAACAGCAATCGTGGTAGGAGGAACGACAGGAGAATCTCCTACATTAACTTCAGAAGAAAAAGTAGCGTTATATCGCCATGTCGTATCTGTTGTCGATAAAAGGGTGCCCGTAATCGCTGGAACAGGTAGCAATAATACGCATGCTTCTATTGACTTAACTAAAAAAGCAACAGAGGTTGGTGTTGATGCAGTAATGCTAGTAGCGCCGTATTATAACAAACCGAGCCAAGAAGGAATGTATCAGCACTTTAAAGCAATTGCTGAAAGCACGCCGCTTCCGGTTATGCTATATAACGTTCCAGGACGATCTATTGTACAAATCTCCGTTGATACAGTTGTTCGTTTATCAGAAATAGAAAACATTGTTGCGATTAAGGATGCAGGCGGCGATGTGTTAACAATGACAGAAATCATTGAAAAAACAGCGGACGACTTTGCAGTATACAGCGGTGATGATGGTTTAACGTTACCAGCTATGGCAGTTGGAGCGAAAGGTATCGTTTCTGTAGCATCTCATGTTATCGGAAATGAAATGCAAGAAATGATTGCGGCATTCCAAGCAGGAGAATTTAAGAAGGCGCAAAAATTACATCAATTACTTGTAAGAGTAACGGATTCATTATTTATGGCGCCAAGCCCAACTCCAGTAAAAACAGCGTTACAAATGGTTGGATTAGATGTAGGTTCTGTACGTTTACCACTTCTTCCATTAACAGAAGAAGAAAGAGTAACGTTACAATCTGTTATGCAATCTATCCCTCGTTAA
- a CDS encoding GntR family transcriptional regulator encodes MSVKSDSRHLYLRVIDHIKEKIKDGAYKERQKLPSEFDLAKELGVSRATLREALRILEEENVVIRRHGVGTFVNAKPLFSSGIEQLSSITDMISSVGKTPGTIFLSSSTTSLTEEEKEKFNSEDGFNAVMIERVRTADGEPVVYCIDKLAKEILPDLSGYNEESLLTVIHNNTHKRITYAVAHIEPIGYHPKISPILECEPETALLVLKQMHYDQNDEPILYSINYFRADKFSFHVLRKRM; translated from the coding sequence ATGTCAGTAAAATCCGATAGTCGTCACCTATATTTACGGGTGATTGATCACATCAAAGAAAAAATTAAAGATGGAGCTTACAAAGAAAGACAGAAGTTACCATCAGAGTTTGATTTAGCGAAAGAGCTTGGTGTAAGTAGGGCGACTTTAAGGGAAGCACTGCGTATTTTAGAAGAAGAAAATGTTGTCATTCGTAGACATGGTGTAGGAACATTTGTAAATGCAAAGCCATTATTTTCTTCAGGGATTGAACAACTTTCTAGCATTACAGATATGATTTCTAGTGTGGGGAAAACACCAGGAACTATCTTTTTATCATCATCTACAACAAGTTTAACAGAAGAAGAAAAAGAGAAGTTTAATAGTGAAGATGGTTTTAATGCAGTAATGATTGAGCGTGTGCGTACAGCAGATGGGGAACCTGTTGTATATTGTATCGATAAACTTGCAAAAGAAATATTGCCGGATTTATCGGGATATAATGAAGAATCATTACTAACGGTGATACATAATAACACGCATAAGCGCATAACATATGCGGTTGCTCACATTGAGCCAATTGGCTATCATCCGAAAATCTCACCGATTTTAGAATGTGAACCGGAAACGGCACTGCTAGTTTTAAAACAAATGCACTATGATCAAAATGATGAGCCAATCTTATATTCTATCAATTACTTTAGAGCTGACAAGTTTAGCTTCCACGTACTAAGAAAACGTATGTAG
- a CDS encoding ABC transporter ATP-binding protein has translation MEYVIEMNNITKVFPGIVANDDITLQVKQGEIHALLGENGAGKSTLMNVLFGLYQPEQGEIKIKGKPVKITNPNIANDLGIGMVHQHFMLVHNFTVTENIILGNEPKKKGKIAVDEAAKEIQKLSEQYGLAVDPYAKIQDISVGMQQRVEILKTLYRGAEILIFDEPTAVLTPQEIHELIQIMKKLVQEGKSIVLITHKLKEIMEVCDRCTIIRKGKGIGTVDVANTDEHKLAELMVGRQVNFKTEKIDAKPKEEVLSIANLVVQDARQLPAVKGLDLTVRAGEIVGIAGIDGNGQSELIEAITGLRKVESGSIAIKGKEITNWPVRRITEEGIGHIPEDRHKHGLVLDFSVRDNIVLQTYYKNPFSKKGILNFSKITEKAKALIEQFDVRTPSEQTLARALSGGNQQKAIIAREVDRDPDLLIAAQPTRGLDVGAIEFIHKRLIEQRDKGKGVLLLSLELEEILNVSDRIAVIYEGEIVAIVDAKETNEQQLGLLMAGGTKKEQVSTNG, from the coding sequence ATGGAATACGTAATTGAGATGAATAACATTACGAAAGTATTCCCAGGCATTGTAGCGAATGATGATATTACGCTGCAAGTAAAGCAGGGAGAAATACATGCTTTACTTGGAGAAAATGGTGCAGGGAAATCCACATTAATGAATGTACTATTTGGTTTGTACCAACCAGAACAAGGTGAAATTAAAATTAAAGGAAAACCTGTAAAAATTACAAATCCAAATATAGCAAATGACCTTGGTATTGGAATGGTCCATCAGCACTTTATGCTTGTTCATAATTTTACAGTTACAGAGAATATTATTCTCGGAAACGAACCGAAGAAAAAAGGGAAAATTGCTGTTGACGAAGCTGCTAAAGAAATTCAAAAATTGTCTGAACAATATGGTTTAGCTGTAGATCCATATGCAAAAATACAGGATATTTCAGTTGGTATGCAACAGCGTGTTGAAATTTTAAAAACACTTTACCGCGGAGCGGAAATTTTAATATTTGATGAACCGACGGCAGTGTTAACACCACAAGAAATTCATGAGCTAATTCAAATTATGAAAAAGCTTGTGCAAGAAGGAAAATCTATTGTTCTTATTACACATAAGTTGAAAGAAATTATGGAAGTTTGCGATCGTTGTACGATTATTCGTAAAGGAAAAGGGATTGGAACGGTTGACGTTGCAAATACGGATGAACATAAACTTGCAGAATTAATGGTCGGACGTCAAGTGAATTTTAAAACAGAAAAAATAGACGCTAAGCCAAAAGAAGAGGTACTTTCAATTGCAAATCTTGTTGTTCAAGATGCGCGTCAATTACCTGCTGTAAAAGGCCTTGACTTAACTGTTCGTGCGGGGGAAATTGTTGGTATTGCAGGGATTGATGGAAATGGACAAAGTGAATTAATAGAAGCAATTACTGGTTTACGAAAAGTTGAGTCAGGTTCTATTGCAATTAAAGGGAAAGAAATAACGAATTGGCCTGTTAGAAGAATCACAGAAGAAGGAATTGGTCATATTCCAGAAGACCGTCATAAGCACGGATTAGTTCTTGATTTTTCTGTTAGAGATAATATCGTTCTGCAAACGTACTATAAAAATCCATTTTCAAAGAAAGGGATTTTGAATTTTAGTAAAATTACAGAAAAAGCAAAGGCGCTTATTGAACAGTTTGATGTACGTACACCGAGCGAACAAACATTAGCACGCGCTCTATCTGGTGGAAATCAGCAAAAAGCAATTATTGCACGTGAAGTAGATCGTGATCCAGATTTATTAATTGCGGCACAGCCAACACGTGGTTTAGATGTAGGAGCAATTGAATTTATTCATAAGAGATTAATAGAACAAAGGGATAAAGGAAAAGGAGTACTACTTTTATCACTAGAGTTAGAGGAAATCTTAAATGTTAGTGACCGAATTGCTGTTATTTATGAAGGAGAAATTGTAGCAATAGTTGATGCGAAAGAAACGAATGAACAACAGCTTGGATTGTTAATGGCTGGAGGAACAAAGAAGGAGCAGGTGAGTACAAATGGCTAA
- a CDS encoding ribonuclease J — protein MKRKENESVKVFALGGVGEIGKNMYCVEIDSEIFIVDAGLMFPGDEMFGIDIVIPDITYLVENQERVKGLFITHGHEDHIGGIVYVLRKLSIPVYATKLTVGLIQEKLGEAGMLGRVDLKTIDSNSTVEFNTTTVSFFGTTHSIPDSVGVCFHTSKGAIVYTGDFKFDQTPIGNSGADLGKMAQIGNEGVLCLLSDSTNAERPGYTGSEKEVGVEISKVFYGAEGRIIVASFASNVHRIQQVFDAAAETGRKVAVVGRSMVKVVDIARRLGYLDVPEGMVISLQEVDNFPEKKVAILTTGSQGEPMAALSRMAKQAHKQISIRKGDTVIIAASPIPGNEISVSKIIDLLFRAGAEVIYYGERKVHVSGHGSQEELKLMLNLMKPKYFVPVHGEFRMQKAHAYLAEDVGIARENIFIVEKGDVIAFGDDEANLVGKVQAGNVLIDGLGVGDVGNIVLRDRKMLSQDGILVVVVTLGKDEKKIISGPEIISRGFVYVRESEALIDRSTEIVRMIVEQSIKEYSIEWSMLKQNIRELLGQFLYEETKRKPMILPIIMEV, from the coding sequence ATGAAGAGAAAAGAGAATGAGTCTGTTAAAGTATTTGCTCTTGGTGGAGTAGGTGAAATCGGGAAAAACATGTACTGTGTTGAAATTGATTCTGAAATCTTTATTGTAGATGCAGGATTAATGTTCCCGGGAGATGAAATGTTTGGAATTGATATCGTTATTCCTGATATTACATATTTAGTGGAAAATCAAGAGCGAGTAAAAGGTTTATTTATTACTCACGGTCATGAAGATCATATTGGTGGTATTGTTTACGTACTTCGTAAATTATCTATTCCAGTGTATGCAACGAAATTAACAGTAGGACTTATACAAGAAAAGCTGGGCGAAGCGGGTATGTTAGGTCGCGTAGACTTAAAAACAATCGATTCAAATTCAACAGTAGAGTTTAATACTACAACGGTGTCATTCTTTGGAACGACACATAGTATTCCAGATTCTGTTGGTGTTTGTTTCCATACATCAAAAGGTGCTATCGTATATACGGGAGACTTTAAATTCGATCAAACTCCAATTGGAAATAGTGGAGCGGATCTTGGAAAAATGGCGCAAATCGGAAATGAAGGCGTACTATGCTTACTATCTGATAGTACAAATGCTGAGCGTCCAGGCTATACAGGTTCTGAAAAAGAAGTTGGTGTAGAAATTTCTAAAGTGTTCTACGGAGCAGAAGGACGTATTATTGTTGCTTCATTTGCATCGAATGTACATCGTATTCAACAAGTATTTGATGCAGCTGCTGAAACAGGACGAAAAGTAGCGGTTGTAGGACGTAGTATGGTAAAAGTGGTAGATATCGCAAGACGTCTTGGGTATTTAGATGTTCCAGAGGGTATGGTTATTTCACTACAAGAAGTAGACAATTTCCCAGAGAAAAAGGTAGCTATTTTAACGACAGGTAGCCAAGGCGAACCGATGGCAGCCCTTTCTAGAATGGCAAAGCAAGCTCATAAACAGATTTCAATTCGTAAAGGTGATACGGTTATAATTGCGGCTTCTCCAATTCCGGGTAATGAAATATCTGTATCGAAAATTATTGACTTGTTATTTAGAGCTGGAGCTGAGGTTATTTATTACGGTGAAAGAAAAGTTCACGTTTCAGGTCACGGTAGCCAAGAAGAATTAAAACTAATGTTAAATTTAATGAAACCGAAATATTTTGTACCCGTACATGGTGAGTTTCGTATGCAAAAAGCACATGCATATTTAGCTGAAGATGTAGGTATTGCAAGAGAAAATATCTTTATCGTAGAAAAAGGCGATGTAATTGCTTTTGGTGACGATGAAGCAAACTTAGTTGGCAAAGTGCAAGCTGGTAATGTTTTAATTGATGGGCTAGGTGTAGGTGACGTTGGTAATATCGTTCTTCGAGATAGAAAAATGTTATCTCAAGATGGAATATTAGTAGTTGTTGTAACACTTGGTAAAGATGAAAAGAAAATTATCTCTGGTCCAGAAATCATTTCACGTGGCTTTGTATATGTTCGTGAATCCGAAGCGTTAATTGACAGATCTACAGAGATTGTACGTATGATTGTTGAGCAATCAATTAAAGAATATTCAATTGAATGGTCTATGTTAAAACAAAATATTCGTGAATTATTAGGACAATTCTTGTACGAAGAGACGAAGAGAAAGCCTATGATTTTACCGATTATTATGGAAGTATAA
- a CDS encoding BMP family lipoprotein: MKKKTGLLLSLTLAASAVLGACGNSDKASSDKKGDKDFKVGMVTDVGGVDDKSFNQSSWEGLKKFGKDNGLKEKTNYRYLQSEKEADYIPNLKKFSKDKYDLSFGIGYKLEGAIKEVAKESPKQQFAIVDTVVDAPNVTSITFKDHEGSFLVGAVAAMSTKSNKVGFVGGMKSDLISKFENGFKAGAKAVNPNIEIVSEYAEAFDKPEKGTVLASAMYGQGVDVIYHAAGGTGNGVFTEAKNRKKKGENVWVIGVDRDQNQEGMPENVTLTSMVKRVDIAVEKVAQEAKDGKLQGGKIEAFGLKDDGVGIAKTTDNVKKVNPEILTKVEEFEKKITAGEIKVPATDKEYKEYEASLKK, encoded by the coding sequence ATGAAGAAAAAAACAGGTCTTTTATTATCATTAACATTAGCAGCAAGTGCGGTTTTAGGTGCATGTGGTAACTCGGATAAAGCAAGTAGCGACAAAAAGGGTGACAAAGATTTTAAAGTGGGTATGGTTACAGATGTTGGGGGCGTTGATGACAAATCATTCAACCAATCTTCTTGGGAAGGATTAAAAAAGTTTGGTAAAGATAATGGATTAAAAGAAAAGACAAATTATCGTTACCTACAGTCTGAAAAAGAAGCAGATTATATTCCAAACTTAAAGAAATTTTCAAAAGATAAGTATGATTTATCTTTCGGAATTGGTTATAAATTAGAAGGTGCAATTAAAGAAGTTGCAAAAGAATCTCCAAAACAACAATTCGCAATCGTTGATACGGTTGTAGATGCACCGAACGTAACAAGTATTACATTTAAAGATCATGAAGGATCATTCCTTGTAGGTGCGGTAGCAGCTATGTCAACAAAATCAAATAAAGTAGGATTTGTTGGTGGAATGAAGAGTGATTTAATTAGTAAATTCGAAAATGGATTTAAAGCTGGTGCAAAGGCAGTAAATCCAAACATTGAAATTGTATCTGAATATGCGGAAGCATTTGATAAACCTGAAAAAGGTACAGTTCTTGCATCAGCAATGTATGGTCAAGGTGTAGATGTAATTTATCATGCTGCTGGTGGTACAGGAAACGGCGTGTTCACTGAAGCGAAAAACCGTAAGAAAAAAGGTGAAAATGTTTGGGTAATTGGTGTTGACCGTGACCAAAACCAAGAAGGTATGCCTGAAAACGTAACATTAACTTCAATGGTAAAGCGTGTAGATATCGCTGTTGAAAAAGTAGCACAAGAAGCAAAAGACGGTAAATTACAAGGCGGTAAAATAGAAGCGTTTGGCTTAAAAGATGACGGTGTTGGTATCGCAAAAACAACTGACAACGTGAAAAAAGTTAACCCTGAAATCTTAACAAAAGTAGAAGAGTTTGAAAAGAAAATTACAGCTGGTGAAATTAAAGTACCAGCTACAGATAAAGAGTATAAAGAATATGAAGCTTCTCTAAAAAAATAA